One genomic window of Oncorhynchus clarkii lewisi isolate Uvic-CL-2024 chromosome 5, UVic_Ocla_1.0, whole genome shotgun sequence includes the following:
- the LOC139408408 gene encoding nucleoporin NUP188, which produces MADSEMYVRSSRELWTILLGRSALREPAQIEEELDRNWERLLQGLCYYKTPSSSAAEKLKADKDVAQPLKDFGLRISKLLGLDQQQSVQILQCYLQEDYRGTRNTLKDVLQDERPSQALLLKIADYYYEERVCHLRCVLLLLTYFQDERHPYRVEYSNCVNKLEKDLVNNYQKQFETLFKAESPTWETHGNLMTERQVSRWFLQCLREQSLLLEILFLYYAYFEMGPGDLLSFTKMFKEQGFGLRQTNRHLVDKSMDALVDRIGYFSCLILVEGMDIDFLHKCALEDRTEQHQFSNTPAISKEMDQMLLTFGDIPHHGPVLLAWVLLRHTLSPDESSPVIRRIGNTSLQLGVFQYLTTMLQGLGGTGNNCTASTARMCIYGLLSFVITSFEEETLGSQQHLINAACEVLSAPSLAELFWETKPTMGLGMILDSAMGMFPHKTGMLLQLLTALLSDKSTAKKVYIFLDKMSFYTEVYKTKPNDVISRDDETLWRRQAPKLLYPLGLGQTNLRMPQGVLGQVAVGEQGYVVRWDYSYSAWILFTCEIEMLLHVVSTADVILHCERVKPILDLVHKMISTDWTVSDCLLPLTSRIYMLLQRLTSVINPPVDVIASCANCLIVLAARMPGKVWSSLHHTGFLPFASSPLTNMAQSISAEGMKAGNYGNLLVLIEQPRGEYAVTIAFLRLVTTLVKGQLGSTQDKGLIPCVLLVLKEMLPTYHKWRYNTHGVRERIGCLILELVHAILNLSPEGEASGSTPTLQSLCIYSLANTEAGQAVVNIMGVGVDTIDVVLAAQPSSGGSEGPGQILIQTVKLAFSVTNNVIRLKPPSSAVSPLEQALTQHGGHGSNLIAVLAKYIYHKHDPALPRLAIQLLKRLATVAPMSVYACLGGDAAAIRDAFLTRLQSRTEDMRIKVMILEFLTVAVETQPGLIELFLNLEVKDGAEGSKEFLLGEWSCLQVVLDLIDSRQQGKYWCPPLLHRAALAFLHALWQDRRDSAISVLRTKERFWENLTTPLFGTLPAPSDITEPCVLETCAFVMKIIGLEIYYVVSGSLERSLKDALQKFSSGRRYEYWSQYVKSLVVHVAETEEEEGVHSFSETQMVISAWRMLLILSTSHSDVMQLKEDSARLKLFMDVLDGTKAALLVPMSVPCLRLGSMMATLLLILLKQWRSVVATAPDVLAPLSLILESVLQGDQQLMESTKAKVFSALISALQIQGLNGGEISQLPQLLLCVCETVQDEALALIDSTRHAAQVRDIPDDKDSMETDAVRSFQKDQRDGVCVLALHLAKELCRADEDGEHWVLVMRKIPALHSILSALELSLRSKQNLYFTEAALHLLLTLARTPQGAAAVAGAGVIQSICLPLLSVYEVPSNGASQGFSRKSQDAPCWPGVYRLSMSLMEILLKTLRYNFINEALDFVGVHQERILQCLNAVRTVQSLVCLDEADHTVGFLLQLSSFCKEWQFHLPHLLRDVQINLCYLCQTCTYLLHSRNMLHHYLQAKNGEALPSGPRAQRDPQTPSKAAAEGGGGEREEAEQKALLAVQCSLLKILSKTLATLQHFTPDCCQIILDQCMDLAEYRTLFVLSFTTSAFDADVAPSFGTLLATINVALSMLGEVEKKEPASLSVASLASSEETQALKSLLMFTMENCFYVLISQAVRCLKDPSIAPRDKQRLKQELGSELSTLLSSLSRHFRRGAPSSPASSLLPSPQPPGAKASHEGQEPFIQLVQAFVRHIQR; this is translated from the exons ATGGCGGACTCGGAGATGTATGTGAG GAGCAGCCGAGAGTTATGGACTATCTTACTGGGGAGATCTGCATTGAGGGAACCG GCTCAAATAGAGGAAGAACTAGATCGAAATTGGGAACGATTACTTCAAGGGCTGTGTTACTACAAAACACCCAG ttCATCAGCGGCCGAAAAACTGAAAGCGGACAAAGATGTGGCCCAACCATTGAAGGATTTTGGTCTGAGGATCAGTAAACTGTTG GGTCTGGATCAACAGCAGAGTGTACAGATTTTACAATGTTACCTTCAAGAAGATTACAGAGGGACCCGCAACACACTGAAG GATGTTCTGCAGGATGAGAGACCGAGCCAAGCCCTACTTCTGAAG aTCGCTGACTATTACTATGAGGAGCGTGTGTGTCATCTGCGATGCGTCCTCCTCCTGCTGACGTACTTTCAGGATGAGAGACACCCTTACAGG GTGGAGTACTCCAACTGTGTGAACAAGCTGGAGAAGGACCTGGTCAATAACTACCAGAAGCAGTTTGAGACCCTGTTCAAAGCTGAATCCCCGACATGGGAGACGCATGGCAACCTCATG ACGGAGAGGCAGGTGTCCCGCTGGTTCCTGCAGTGTCTGAGGGAGCAGTCCCTGCTGCTGGAGATCCTGTTCCTGTACTATGCCTACTTTGAGATGGGTCCCGGAGACCTGCTCAGCTTCACCAAGATGTTCAAGGAGCAGGGCTTCGGCCTTCGCCAGACCAACAGACACCTGGTAGACAAGAGCATGGATGCCCTGGTTGATCGCATCGG GTACTTCAGCTGTCTGATCCTGGTGGAAGGCATGGACATAGACTTCCTCCACAAGTGTGCCCTAGAGGACCGCACGGAGCAGCACCAGTTCTCCAACACCCCTGCCATCAGCAAG GAGATGGACCAGATGCTGCTGACGTTTGGTGACATCCCTCACCACGGGCCAGTGCTGCTGGCCTGGGTCCTGCTGAGACACACCCTGAGCCCAGATGAGTCCAGCCCTGTCATCAGACGCATCGGGAACACCTCCCTACAACTGGGGGTGTTTCAGTACCTCACCACCATGCTGCAGGGTCTGGGAGGCACTGGGAATaat TGCACAGCCAGTACAGCCAGGATGTGTATCTACGGCCTCCTCTCCTTTGTCATTACCTCCTTTGAAGAGGAGACGCTGGGCAGCCAACAG caTCTAATAAATGCAGCGTGTGAAGTCCTCTCTGCGCCCAGTCTGGCTGAGCTCTTCTGGGAAACG AAGCCCACTATGGGATTGGGAATGATCCTGGATAGCGCAATGGGAATGTTCCCACACAAGACTGGTATGCTGTTGCAGCTCCTTACTGCGCTCCTGTCAGATAAGTCCACTGCAAAGAAG gtgTACATTTTCCTGGACAAGATGTCGTTCTACACCGAGGTCTACAAAACAAAGCCCAATGACGTCATCTCTAGAGACGACGAGACACTGTGGAGGAGACAAGCACCAAAACTCCTCTACCCTCTCG GCCTGGGCCAGACTAACCTGCGGATGCCTCAGGGTGTGCTCGGTCAGGTGGCTGTGGGGGAGCAGGGCTACGTGGTGCGCTGGGACTACTCCTACAGTGCCTGGATCCTGTTCACCTGTGAGATAGAGATGCTGCTCCACGTTGTCTCTACTGCAG ATGTGATCTTGCACTGTGAGCGTGTGAAGCCCATCCTGGACCTGGTCCATAAGATGATCAGCACAGACTGGAccgtgtctgactgtctgctgcccctcacCTCACGCATCTACATGTTACTGCAGAG GTTGACGTCAGTCATCAACCCTCCAGTGGATGTGATAGCGTCCTGTGCGAACTGCCTCATCGTCCTGGCTGCTAGGATGCCTGGCAAG GTTTGGTCCAGCTTGCACCACACTGGTTTTCTGCCCTTCGCCTCCTCCCCTCTGACCAATATGGCACAGTCCATCAG TGCTGAGGGGATGAAGGCGGGTAACTACGGCAACTTGCTGGTCCTGATTGAGCAGCCCAGAGGGGAGTACGCTGTGACCATCGCCTTCCTGCGCCTCGTCACCACCCTGGTCAAg GGCCAGCTGGGCAGCACCCAGGACAAGGGCCTCATCCCCTGTGTGCTGCTGGTGCTGAAGGAGATGCTGCCCACCTACCACAAGTGGCGCTACAACACccatggagtcagagagaggatTG GTTGTCTGATCCTGGAGTTGGTCCATGCCATCCTGAACCTCAGTCCAGAGGGAGAGGCTAGTGGCAG CACGCCAACCCTCCAGTCTCTGTGTATCTACAGTCTGGCTAACACCGAGGCTGGCCAGGCGGTGGTTAATATCATGGGGGTGGGAGTGGACACCATAGACGTGGTCCTGGCTGCTCAGCCCAGCAG TGGTGGCTCGGAGGGCCCAGGTCAGATCCTTATCCAGACGGTCAAGCTGGCCTTCTCCGTCACCAACAACGTGATCCGCCTCAAGCCACCGTCGAGCGCCGTTTCGCCCCTGGAGCAGGCGCTGACGCAGCACGGTGGCCACGGCAGCAACCTAATTGCCGTGCTTGCCAAGTACATCTACCACAAACACGACCCGGCCCTACCGCGCCTCGCCATCCAGCTGCTCAAGAGGCTCGCCACG GTGGCTCCCATGTCGGTGTACGCCTGCCTGGGCGGTGACGCGGCTGCCATCAGGGATGCCTTTCTGACTCGGCTACAGAGCAGGACGGAGGACATGAGGATCAAGGTGATGATCCTGGAGTTCCTCACCGTGGCCGTGGAGACCCAGCCGGGCCTCATCGAGCTCTTCCTCAACCTGGAGGTCAAGGATGGCGCAGAGGGGTCAAAG gagTTTCTGCTGGGTGAGTGGAGCTGTCTGCAGGTTGTGTTGGACCTGATTGACTCCAGGCAGCAGGGGAAGTATTGGTGTCCCCCCCTGCTGCACCGCGCCGCCCTGGCCTTCCTCCACGCCCTGTGGCAGGACCGACGGGATAGCGCAATCTCTGTCCTACGCACCAA AGAGAGGTTTTGGGAAAACCTGACCACGCCTTTGTTTGGAACCCTTCCCGCCCCCTCAGACATCACTGAGCCTTGTGTTCTGGAGACCTGTGCCTTCGTCATGAAAATCATCGGCCTTGAGATCTACTATGTAGTCAG TGGCTCTCTGGAGCGCTCTCTGAAGGATGCACTGCAGAAGTTCTCCAGCGGGCGGCGCTACGAGTACTGGTCCCAGTATGTTAAGTCCCTGGTGGTCCACGTGGCAGAGACGGAGGAGGAAGAGGGCGTGCACTCGTTCTCCGAGACCCAGATGGTCATCTCAGCCTGGCGGATGCTGCTCATCCTCTCCACCAGTCAT TCGGATGTGATGCAGTTAAAGGAGGACTCTGCCAGACTTAAGCTCTTCATGGACGTGCTGGATGGGACCAAAGCTGCT ttgctgGTGCCCATGTCTGTGCCCTGTCTACGTCTGGGATCCATGATGGCTACTCTTCTGCTGATCCTGCTTAAACAGTGGAGAAG TGTGGTGGCCACGGCCCCTGACGTACTGGCCCCCCTTTCTCTGATCCTGGAGAGTGTCCTGCAGGGCGACCAGCAGCTGATGGAGAGTACCAAGGCCAAGGTGTTCTCTGCCCTCATCTCTGCACTTCAGATACAGGGACTCAACG GTGGGGAGATCTCCCAACTGCCCCAGctgctgctctgtgtgtgtgagacggtGCAGGACGAGGCGCTGGCACTGATTGACAGCACTCGTCACGCGGCTCAGGTGAGGGACATCCCGGATGACAAAGACAGCATGGAGACTGACGCCGTCCGCAGCTTCCAGAAGGACCAGAGAGACGGG GTGTGTGTGCTGGCCTTACACCTGGCCAAGGAGCTGTGTCGTGCCGACGAGGACGGGGAACACTGGGTTCTAGTGATGAGGAAGATTCCTGCTCTCCACTCTATTCTCAGCGCTCTAGAACTCAGCCTGCGCTCCAAACAGAACCTCTACTTTACCGAGGCTGCCCTGCACCTGCTGCTCACGCTAGCCCGCACACCacag gGTGCAGCAGCAGTAGCCGGGGCCGGCGTCATCCAGagtatctgtctccctctgctcaGTGTCTACGAAGTGCCCTCTAACGGagcctcacag GGTTTCTCCCGTAAGTCCCAGGATGCTCCCTGCTGGCCGGGGGTGTACCGCCTCTCTATGTCCCTCATGGAGATCTTGCTCAAGACGCTGCGCTACAACTTCATCAACGAGGCCCTCGACTTTGTCGGAGTGCACCAGGAACGCAtactgcag TGCCTGAATGCGGTGCGGACGGTCCAGAGTCTGGTGTGTCTGGATGAGGCTGACCACACAGTGGGCTTCCTGCTGCAGCTGTCCAGCTTCTGTAAGGAGTGGCAGTTCCATCTGCCCCATCTGCTCCGAGATGTACAG ATCAATCTGTGTTACCTGTGCCAGACGTGCACCTACCTCCTCCACAGCAGGAACATGCTTCATCACTACCTCCAG GCTAAGAATGGGGAGGCGCTGCCCTCCGGCCCCCGTGCCCAGAGAGATCCTCAGACGCCCTCCAAAGCTGCAGCCGAAGGAGGGggcggggagagggaggaggcggAGCAGAAGGCCCTGCTGGCAGTGCAATGCAGCCTGCTGAAGATCCTCAGTAAGACTCTGGCCACGCTGCAGCACTTCACCCCTGACTGCTGTCAGATAATACTGGACCAG TGTATGGACCTGGCAGAGTACAGGACCTTGTTTGTGCTGAGCTTCACCACCTCGGCCTTTGACGCTGACGTGGCGCCCTCTTTTGGAACCCTACTGGCAACCATCAACGTGGCCCTAAGCATGCTGGGAGAG GTAGAGAAGAAGGAGCCAGCCTCTCTGAGTGTAGCCTCCCTGGCCTCGTCAGAGGAAACCCAAGCCCTCAa gtctctgctgATGTTCACCATGGAGAACTGTTTCTACGTGCTCATCTCCCAGGCCGTCCGCTGTCTGAAGGACCCCAGCATCGCCcccagagacaaacagagactcAAACAGGAGCTTGGCTCTGAACTG AGCACCCTCCTCTCCAGCCTGTCCCGTCACTTCCGCCGTGGCGCCCCCTCGTCCCCGGCCAGCAGCCTGCTGCCATCTCCCCAGCCCCCAGGCGCTAAGGCCAGCCACGAGGGTCAGGAGCCTTTCATCCAGCTGGTGCAGGCCTTCGTACGCCACATACAGAGGTAG